The proteins below come from a single Acaryochloris sp. CCMEE 5410 genomic window:
- a CDS encoding IS1 family transposase (programmed frameshift) — translation MECPYCLSEKILKRGFDSLQDGTLVQRYQCKDCNRRFNERTGTPMARLRTASSVVSYAIKARTEGMGIRAAGRTFGKSHTTIMRWEKRLADQAQNWSPPAPAASDVTVEGDEVYTRVGKNLPPSQSQGWTIHFLERESRYWLTAQAGLKDAQLFANGVYSAWEWVKACDGIRWFTDGERRYGQELWKLANVYLNGEECHPDYGHRKVWREGLEVAMKVKGSQGNRRVEWVKAEHPFTAISLGSEVHANHNEAHNAALRRRCSAYRRRQNLYAKKRSGLQRVLDVQRLIHNWVRPHWGLSKQTTPAMEMGFCSRPLSTLELLTNKGFRYVPC, via the exons ATGGAATGCCCATATTGTCTAAGCGAGAAGATCCTAAAGCGCGGCTTTGATAGCCTGCAAGATGGGACATTAGTCCAGCGATATCAGTGTAAGGATTGCAATCGGCGTTTCAACGAACGCACGGGTACCCCAATGGCTCGCTTACGCACCGCTAGTTCAGTAGTGAGCTATGCCATCAAAGCTCGCACCGAAGGGATGGGTATTCGTGCTGCAGGTCGAACTTTCGGTAAATCTCATACCACCATTATGCGTTGGGAAAAACGCCTAGCAGACCAAGCACAGAACTGGTCACCTCCCGCACCAGCAGCCTCTGATGTGACGGTAGAAGGGGATGAAGTTTACACGCGTGTAGGCA AAAATCTTCCCCCCAGCCAATCCCAGGGCTGGACCATCCATTTCCTTGAACGCGAAAGCCGCTATTGGTTGACAGCACAAGCTGGCCTCAAGGATGCACAACTTTTTGCAAATGGCGTTTACTCAGCTTGGGAGTGGGTCAAAGCCTGTGATGGGATTCGATGGTTTACCGATGGTGAGAGGCGTTATGGACAAGAACTTTGGAAGCTCGCCAATGTCTATCTCAATGGTGAGGAGTGTCATCCTGACTATGGGCATCGCAAGGTTTGGCGAGAGGGGTTAGAAGTCGCGATGAAAGTTAAAGGGTCTCAGGGGAATCGGCGAGTAGAGTGGGTGAAAGCAGAGCATCCCTTTACCGCTATCAGTCTAGGGTCTGAGGTCCATGCCAATCATAATGAGGCTCACAATGCTGCCTTGAGGAGACGATGTAGTGCTTATCGAAGACGGCAGAATCTCTACGCTAAGAAGCGGTCGGGGTTACAGCGAGTGCTAGATGTACAACGCCTGATTCATAACTGGGTTAGACCCCATTGGGGGCTCAGTAAGCAGACCACACCAGCAATGGAGATGGGATTTTGTTCTCGTCCGTTGAGCACACTAGAACTCCTCACCAATAAAGGGTTTAGGTATGTGCCCTGTTAG
- a CDS encoding HNH endonuclease produces the protein METCLQLFNQMQGAKLRAHAAVNRVYSQYREQYQDWRQTPEARQLIEQQLQKLGDICPVCQRGLAVSNSTIDHLEPKRNHISKTLCQDNMLVMCWRCNKKKGTQPFILWRRQLHPFRQQSLDYAIMQIHGEARLTELLKPTTLKHH, from the coding sequence ATGGAAACTTGCCTGCAGCTCTTTAACCAAATGCAAGGGGCAAAGCTGCGGGCCCATGCAGCGGTGAATCGAGTGTATTCTCAATACCGTGAGCAGTATCAGGACTGGCGACAAACGCCGGAAGCTCGTCAACTGATCGAGCAACAACTCCAAAAATTGGGAGATATTTGCCCCGTCTGCCAGCGAGGATTGGCGGTCTCTAATAGCACCATTGACCACCTGGAACCTAAGCGCAACCACATCAGCAAAACCCTGTGCCAAGATAATATGCTGGTGATGTGTTGGAGATGCAATAAAAAAAAAGGGACTCAACCTTTCATCCTATGGAGGCGACAACTGCATCCGTTTCGCCAACAGTCTCTGGACTATGCCATTATGCAAATTCATGGAGAAGCTAGACTGACTGAATTACTGAAACCCACTACACTGAAACACCATTAA
- a CDS encoding thioredoxin domain-containing protein yields the protein MPNRLAHSASLYLRKHADNPIDWWPWCEEALERAAQENKPIFLSVGYSSCHWCTVMEGEAFSNSEIAKYMNAQYIPIKVDREERPDIDSIYMQAVQAMTGQGGWPLNMFLSPGDLVPFYGGTYFPEEPKYGRPGFLQVLEAIRSFYDTEKEKLDTQKEKLSGHLQSSTVLNPIGDLQPELLSKGIAKNTTVLINKMPGPSFPMMPYATIALHGSRFSTSEQEQAQQACRQRGLDLALGGIYDHVAGGFHRYTVDPTWTVPHFEKMLYDNGQIVEYLANLWSTGVEEPAFKRAIAVTVAWLQREMTAEAGYFYAAQDADNFVTTADIEPEEGRFYTWTDSELTHLLTPEEYAAMAEIFNLSVQGNFEDGLTVLQRQQPGVISETVEEALQKLFQVRYGDRPESLKTFPPATHNQVAKTHPWPGRIPPVTDTKMIVAWNSLMISGLARAAAVFQQPDYLALATKAASFILDQQWSEGRLHRVNYDGEIAVIAQSEDYALLIKAFLDLHQACQSLAVGQASRWLEAAQTTQAEFDEHLWAVEGGGYFNTGSEISEELLIRERSWLDNATPAANGVAIANLIRLSLFCDRTEYLSQAEQALQTFGQVMDSSTQACPSLFVALDWYFHHTSIRTSVDLASTYLPTAVYSPSSEVPPGALGLVCQGFSCLEPAMTMAGLHQQISDSLTRHQV from the coding sequence ATGCCGAATCGTCTTGCCCATTCTGCTAGCCTCTATCTGCGCAAGCATGCTGATAATCCCATTGACTGGTGGCCCTGGTGTGAAGAAGCCCTAGAACGTGCAGCCCAGGAGAATAAACCTATTTTTCTCTCGGTAGGGTATTCCAGCTGCCATTGGTGCACGGTGATGGAAGGAGAAGCCTTCTCCAATTCTGAAATTGCCAAGTATATGAACGCGCAGTATATCCCCATCAAGGTGGACCGGGAAGAGCGCCCTGATATCGACAGTATCTATATGCAGGCGGTGCAGGCGATGACCGGGCAGGGGGGATGGCCCCTCAATATGTTTCTGTCGCCAGGGGACTTGGTGCCTTTCTATGGCGGCACCTATTTCCCGGAGGAACCCAAATATGGACGTCCTGGATTTCTACAGGTTCTAGAAGCGATTCGCAGCTTTTATGACACTGAGAAAGAGAAACTAGATACCCAGAAAGAGAAGCTCAGTGGCCATCTGCAAAGCTCAACCGTTCTCAATCCCATTGGTGATCTCCAGCCTGAACTGTTGAGTAAGGGCATTGCCAAGAATACAACGGTGCTGATCAATAAAATGCCAGGGCCAAGCTTTCCCATGATGCCCTACGCTACGATCGCACTGCACGGATCGCGCTTTTCCACTTCTGAGCAAGAGCAGGCCCAACAAGCCTGTCGCCAACGGGGACTGGATTTGGCCTTGGGTGGAATCTATGACCATGTGGCTGGCGGCTTTCATCGCTACACGGTCGATCCCACCTGGACGGTGCCTCATTTTGAAAAAATGCTCTACGACAATGGCCAGATTGTCGAATATCTAGCGAATTTGTGGAGTACAGGGGTTGAAGAGCCTGCTTTTAAACGGGCGATTGCGGTTACTGTTGCCTGGCTCCAGCGAGAAATGACGGCAGAGGCGGGCTATTTCTATGCGGCTCAAGATGCGGATAACTTCGTCACAACGGCAGATATTGAGCCTGAGGAGGGGCGCTTTTATACCTGGACTGACTCGGAGTTGACCCATCTGCTGACCCCAGAAGAATATGCTGCCATGGCGGAGATTTTCAATCTGAGTGTTCAGGGCAACTTCGAAGACGGGCTGACGGTACTGCAGCGCCAGCAACCCGGCGTAATCAGCGAAACAGTAGAAGAAGCTCTACAGAAACTCTTTCAGGTCCGTTATGGTGACCGGCCCGAATCCTTAAAGACCTTTCCACCTGCCACCCATAACCAGGTGGCTAAAACCCATCCTTGGCCCGGTCGTATCCCTCCAGTAACGGATACCAAAATGATTGTGGCTTGGAATAGCTTGATGATTTCAGGCTTGGCTCGGGCTGCAGCAGTGTTTCAACAGCCTGACTATCTAGCATTAGCTACGAAAGCTGCCAGCTTTATTCTCGATCAGCAATGGTCCGAGGGACGGCTACACCGCGTTAATTATGATGGCGAAATTGCGGTGATCGCTCAATCAGAGGATTATGCGCTTTTGATCAAGGCGTTTTTAGATCTCCATCAGGCTTGTCAAAGCCTGGCCGTGGGTCAAGCCAGTCGGTGGTTAGAGGCAGCGCAAACCACACAGGCTGAGTTTGATGAGCATTTGTGGGCTGTAGAAGGGGGAGGTTATTTTAATACGGGCAGTGAAATATCTGAAGAACTGCTGATTCGGGAGCGGAGCTGGCTGGATAATGCCACACCTGCGGCCAATGGGGTTGCGATCGCAAATTTGATCCGCCTGAGTTTGTTTTGCGATCGCACCGAGTACCTCAGCCAAGCCGAACAAGCCCTGCAAACCTTTGGGCAAGTTATGGACTCCTCAACCCAGGCCTGCCCTAGCCTATTTGTCGCCTTGGACTGGTATTTCCATCACACCTCCATTCGGACATCGGTAGACTTAGCATCAACCTATTTACCCACCGCAGTGTACAGTCCATCCTCCGAAGTTCCACCCGGTGCCCTGGGCTTGGTTTGCCAAGGATTCAGCTGCCTAGAACCGGCCATGACAATGGCAGGACTCCACCAGCAAATTTCAGACAGTCTTACTCGACATCAGGTTTAG
- a CDS encoding DUF4347 domain-containing protein: protein MSQLMATKNRSAETLALLTESGQHAQSIVVVDAAVNNYQYLLTNRLLGIDVHILDGQQDGITQLQTLLQQSQTLSSLHLICQGSPGQLQLGSTLLCEMNLWVYADDIRQWRSSLSDNAEILIYGCDLAANRVGQAFISWLKFLTGVDVHVY, encoded by the coding sequence ATGTCACAACTCATGGCTACGAAAAATCGATCAGCGGAAACCTTGGCTCTGCTAACAGAATCTGGCCAGCACGCCCAATCCATCGTGGTGGTTGATGCAGCCGTCAACAACTATCAGTATTTACTCACTAATCGCCTTCTTGGCATCGATGTCCATATTCTGGATGGTCAACAGGATGGTATTACCCAACTACAAACCCTATTACAGCAGTCTCAGACTTTATCGAGTCTCCACTTGATTTGTCAGGGATCACCAGGTCAGCTACAGCTAGGAAGCACCTTGCTGTGTGAAATGAATCTATGGGTTTATGCAGACGACATTCGCCAATGGCGAAGTAGTTTGAGTGATAATGCTGAAATTTTGATTTATGGATGTGACCTAGCGGCTAACCGAGTCGGCCAAGCGTTTATTTCTTGGCTAAAATTTCTGACAGGAGTTGATGTCCACGTCTATTGA